The genomic stretch TTTTGGGGTTTCGGCAAAAGGTTTTTATTTCGGTAATACAGGTACAGTAAGTAAAGGTACATCAACGTTTAAACAAGTTTGGGGCGACCGTGCTTTGGTCGACAACTGGCGTTATTCTAAAAAAATGACTTCTCTGGAAGACATGAAAAATGAAGCTTTAGGAGTGACTTCAGTGCCAAATCCGAGACGTTTTGAGCCTTCATTTTATATAGAGCAAATTCCTTCAGATGCCGGAAAATTATCTCAGTTGAAAAAAGATAGAGACACCGCTTCATTGGGACTTGGGGTAATGTATCAGAATTATTTTACCAATACACCTTTAGCAACAAAAACGCTTTATGATTTGGTAGATGTAAAACCGGAAGAGAAAGTGATGCTTCAGGCTTTATATGAAATTTTCGCAATGAATTATGAGAAAAATCCACAAATTGCAGCCAGAGCAAAACAGATTTTACTGACCGATTATCCTTATACTTCCTATGCAGAATTCGCAAGAAATCCTAAAAATAATAATTTTGTAAAATCTTCTGAAGAGGTTGAAAACGAATACAAAATGGCCTTTGCATTGTATGAATCTGAAAAATTTGCAGAAAGTCAGGGCAAAATAGAGCAGGTGGTTCTCAAATACCCTAAAGATGCTTTAGTCCCAAAACTTAATCTTTTAAATGCTTTCAATGCCGGAAAAACTGGTGGAAAAGAAGTGATGATTCTACAACTTGAACAAATAGTGTTGAATTATGCCAAAACTCCTGAAGGAATTAAAGCTAAAGAAATGCTGAATTATCTGAAAAGTGATATTGCCTTCCAGGCAACCGATAATAAAGGAAATAAGATGCCAGATAATCCTTTTAACGGACCGGGACAGCCAAGTAATATTCAATCTCAAAATAGTAATATTGCACCGAATAATACGGTTAATCAGATGAACAATAACCCACCAAAGAATAACAATATTCTGAAAAAACCAGGGAATAACACGATGCAAAAGCTTCAGGCTCCGGTTGAAGCAAAACCAATGACTAAATAAAAAAAGCGAAGATTATTCTTCGCTTTTACTTTTTTTCTTCACTCCGTGAAAATCTTTCAGATAAAAAGGCTCGAAATAAGCAATGTCTTCAAAATCTTCATTCTTTATTTTTTCTAAAGTTTTCTTTATCAAATGCTGAGCAGAAGGGTATATGTCTGTATTGAATTCTGCGTTTAGGAGCTTTAATATTTCTTTTGCCTTTAATGCTCCGTCGCCCACGAAAAGTACTTTTTTGTCTTTCAGTTCTTCAAAAGAAGTTTCATCTAAAATTTTAGCTTCGGTAGGAATAAGCTCTTCCCCCGAAATACCATCGTAAACAGCGGTATAAACCTCCATTCGTCTTGCATCGACTAAAGGGATAATCATTTCATAGTTTTGCCCTACAAAAGGCTCTATCATACTTTCCATTGAATTAACGGCAATTAAAGGAATTTTAAGTCCGTAACAAAAGCCTTTTGCTGAAGCAGCACCGATTCTCAAACCGGTATAAGAACCCGGACCTTTTCCTAAAGAAACCGCTTCAATATCTTTCATTGACAAGTTGGCGCCTTCCAAAGCCCATTCTACAAACGTGTGAAGACTTTCTGACTGTTTATAATTTTCTGAAATTTCTTCTGTAGAACACAGCAGTTTTTCACCATCTGAAATGGCTACCGAACAGTTCTTTGAGGAAGTTTCGAGATATAATATTTTCATTTTAAATTAATTTTATAAGTTTTATAACTTATCTTTTTTACCTAATTTTTTAATTTCCTTATCAAAATCAGAAATTATTTTCTGAGTCTTATTGAAAGTTTCATATTCAGAAACTGCTTTTTTATCAGCTGCAATTTTCGCAATTTTTCCTTTTCCTTCCAAGATTTTATACTCGTTAAACTCTAAAAATCTATTGACACTTTTGGCCAAAGATTCCATTGTAAAAGTATTTTCTCTCTCAATTAAACCTTCGATATAATCAAAGTAACCTGTAACAGTTCTTTCCAATTGTTGAATTTCTTTTTCAGATAGATAGTTTTTGGCAACAATAACATCAGATTTTAAAATTCTTCCGTCCGGAGAATGTTTCCAATTCATCAAACCCATATTCTCTTCTCTACTGTCGACATTTTGATAAATAATTTCTGCCGCAGTTTTACCGGTTATCGCAAAATGAAATTTATTCTGAATTATTGCATAAAAATTCTTTGTGATATCTGAATTTCTATCATAATCAATACTGCATTCAGCAAAAATATCTGTGATTTTCTGATAAACTCTTCTCTCACTTGCCCGAATAGAGCGAATTCGCTGAAGAAGTTCTTTAAAATAATCTTTACCAAATACATTTTGTCCTTGCTTCAGTCGTTCATCATCAATTACAAAACCTTTGATAATAAACTCTTTCAAAGTTTGGGTCGCCCAAATTCTAAATTGTGTTGCTTTTGATGAATTTACACGATAACCGACAGAAATAATAGCATCTAGATTGTAGTATTCAAGGTTTCTAGCAACATTTCTTTCTCCTTCAATTTGAACTGTTCGGAATTCCCGAACAGTTGCATCTCTACTTAATTCTTCTGTATTAAAAATGTTTGTGAGATGCTCACTAACTGTCGATTTAGCTACACCAAATAAAGTAGCAATCGCCTTTTGCGTAAGCCAAAGTGTTTCGTTTTGCAAAAAAACATCAACCCTAACTTTTTCATTAGGTGTATCGTAGATTAAAAACTTTTGAATTTCTTCGTCCATTGTGTTGATATTCTGTGCAAATTTATGGCTTTATTTCCACACTTTGCCGGCTCCACAATTTCCAGGCAGATTTCTTTTTAAGCCAGATTTCAAATAAAGCAAGTTTCATTTCAAAATCCTGATTTTTGTAAAGACCTGCAACTTTTACACTTCTTCGAATGCTTACCGTATTTTTAAACTGTTTTAATTCTGAAATTTCAAGTTGTATGATTTCTTTATAACTGACTTTTTTTGATGTAAAATCTTTCTTAAAATCATCCAAATTTTGAATCCAGCCATTGGAATGTCCGAATGAAACGTCTGAACAAAACAAATCAACAATTTGAACATCATTTTTCATCATCAAAGAATCAAGCTTTTTTACTTGTAATAAAACAGCTTTCTCATCTTTTGAATAATTTTGAGAAAATCCAAAAACAAAGCAAAACAAAAATAGAATAGGGAAGAACCTCATTTTAAAATTCTCAAATTAATCAATTTCAATTATCCTTTTCTATAAATCGTCCTCGGCTCGCTCTGTGCGCTTGGATAAATCGTCATATCAGAAACCGTTACGTGTTGCGGAGCATTGATACAATAGGCAATTGCATCAGCAATATCTTCAGCTTTTAAAGCCTCGTAACCTACATAAACTGTTGCTGCTCTTTCCTGATCACCTTTAAATCTAATTAGTGAGAAATCAGTTTCTACAGCACCAGGCTGAATATTCGTTACCCTGATTCCGAATTCTGTAAGCTCGATTCTCATTCCTTCAGAAATAACATCGACTGCTTTTTTGGTAGCGCAATATACAACACCATTCGCATAGGTTTGTCTCGCTGCAACCGAACTGATATTAATGATTTGTCCGGAATTTCTTTCCTTCATCATCGGAATAAGCGTTTTAGAAACGTATAAAAGACCTTTTACATTACCATCAATCATAGAATCCCAATCGTCTGTACTTCCTGCTGAAAGAGGCTCTAAACCATGCGCATTTCCGGCGTTATTAATTAATACATCAACCTTTTTCCATTCTTCCGGAAGCGATTCGATGGCAGTTTCAACTTCTTCAAGATTTCTAACATCAAATTTTAAACTAAAAACTTCTGTTAAAGCCGATAATTCTGTCTTTACAGACTCCAGAACTTCTGGCCGTCTTCCACAGATAATGATTCTGTTTCTTTGTTTTGCTAAAAGTTCAGCGGTAGATTTTCCTATTCCGGAAGTCGCTCCGGTGATGAGTATTGTTTTCATAAAAAAATTTCATTTTTTAAATGTATCGATGTCCCAGTTTACCAATGATTGTTACATTGTTAAATTATTAGATTGCTACATTACTTTAGTTTGCATCAAATGCTTCAAAAGCATCGGTAATATGTTCTATAATTAAGTTTCCTTTTTCGTCGGGAAGTACAGAAATAATATCAAATCTTACTTCCTGATCTTTATTAAATTCTTCCATAAAATGATTGGCTGCAGTAACGATAAGCTTGATTTTACCTTTCGTAACCGCTTCCTGAGGCAGAATGAAAAAATCAGTTGACCTCGCTTTTACTTCGATCACAATAATTAAGTTGTCTTTTTCAGCAATAATATCGATCTCAGCTTTTTGATAACGGAAGTTTCTCACAAGAATTTTATAGCCGTTTTTCTGTAAAAACTGAACCGCTAAATCTTCTGCTTTCTTGCCAAAATCGTTGTGTGATGCCATTATTTTCTAAATTGGTAAGCCCACCAGATTAATACAACCTGTAAAGGAAGCCTTAAAACAGTCAACCAAAAATATTTGTGATGAATTTGATAAAACTTTTTCGCCATCTCAATATTCGCCGGAAAAACTGCTATCAATAGAGCAATACAAAGATAAGCTCCCAGCTTTTGTGTTTCGGGAAAGAGGAGGAGGATTCCACATAAAATTTCTACTGCACCGCTGATGTAAACCATTTGCATATGATAAGGAATATAATCAGGCATTATTTTCATGAAAAAATGCGGTTTTACAAAGTGTAAAATTCCGGCAACAATCAGAAAAAATGCAAGTACAAATTTTGAGTGGAACATTTATTTTTTAAAATTTAAAGACGTTTTTTCTCCAATCTTTAAAGAAACTTTGCTGCCAATAATCAGCGGTCGGTTATCCTTAATGTGACCATTTGGAAAATCAAAAACAACTGGGAAGTTATACTTTGAAATTCTGTCTGAAATAAGTTTGTTTGCAAATTCATCAAAACTTTCTTCGTATTGTTTGTTGTCTTTTTCATCGCCCATATTGGTCATTCCACCCACTATCAAACCTTTTATTTTTGTAAAAACTCCGGCTAATTCAAGGCTCATCATCATTCTGTCGAGTGCGTAAAAATTTTCGCCAATATCTTCGATGAATAATATTTTATCTTTAAAATCAAAAGAATATTTGGTTCCTAAAAGAGCATAAATTAGCGCTAAATTACCTCCAATTAATTCTCCTTCAATATTTCCTTTCTTATTAAACTGACTTGATTCTAAGCTGTACTTCGGTGATTTTCCTTTTAAAATATCAAAAATAAGATCATAACTTTCTTCAGTAACTCCGAAGCTTGATGTTTTAATGGTTTGTGCGTGAATAGAAGCAAAACCTTTTTTCATCAAAAAACTTTGTATCACGGTATTATCAGAATAGCCAATGTACCATTTCGGGTTTTTGCTAAATTCTTTTAAATTTAAACCATGAAGTAAATGTTGACAGCCATAACCGCCTCTTGAAGCCCAGACTGCAGAAATTTCGTTGTCATTTAAAGCCCAATTTATGTCTTTCAATCTTTGGTCTTCGGTGCCTGCGTAATTGTATCCGTTTGAAAATTTTGTATAAAGATGTTCCCCTAAAATAGGTTCAAAACCTTTAGATTTGATCATTTCAATTCCTTTTTCCAATTGAGTTGGCTCAACTGAGCCTGCAGGAGAAATAATGGCAATTTTATCACCTTTTTTGATTGACTTTGGGAATATTTTCATCGATCTGTTTTGTATTTGAGTTCCTTTTTTTCGGCTTCTTCAAGTCGTTTATCAAACTGATTAAACATTTTGAAGCTTTGAAGGAAAATGAAAAAACTGAAAATAATCAGCACAACTCCCACACCTTTTCTAATGTTGTTTGCTAATCGCTGAGTAAGTTTATAATGAAATTGTTTTGCCAGAAAAATTTTAGCCAAATCAATTAAAAGATAGGTTGCAATGACGATGGCCAGATAAAGAATGAGCGTTTCTGTATCGGGATATTGATTGCGGACTCCAATTACTGTTACTAACCAGAAAAGTATTACTCCGACATTCAAAAGGTTCAGTAAAAAACCGTTAATGAATGTTTTGAAATAATTCTGGCTTATTATTTTTTCTTCTCCAGGCAGATGCATTTTGGTTTTTGTCACCATCATGATAATTCCATATGCGAGAATAAGGATGGATGTAATTCTGTAAAATCCGGGATGCTTATCGATAAGCTGTACAATATCGGCGCTTGCATAGTAAGCTGCAATGATACATAATAGATCAGCCGTAATTACGCCTAAATCTAGTGCCAATGCGTGTTTCGGGCCTCTTGTAAAGCTGGTTTCTATCAAGAGAAAAAAAATAGGACCTATGAAAACTAAGCTCAGCATGAAGCCCAGACCAATGGCCGAAAATACAAGTTCAAACATTTAAATTTGTTTCTATCCCAAATTTAAAAATTATATTTCTATTTGTCTGCAAAAATGAGTTTTTTAAGCCTGAATTGTTTCATAAAGACTTTTTTAACCAAAAAAGACTGCCACAATTGGGCAGTCTTTCGTATAATTTTTTTTAATTCTTATTCAACAATTTTAAAATCGAGTTGTTTCTGAATCAAATTAGCTTTTACCACTTTAATCTGAACATTATCACCCAATTGATATCTGTTTCCGGTACGAGATCCGTACACTGCGTGTGTCGCTTTGTCGTAAGTATAAGAATCATCCATCAAATCGCGAAGCTTAATTAAACCTTCTGCACCGTTTTCAGGAATTTCTACCCAGAAACCAAATTCTGCAACTCCGGAAATAACTCCTGTGAAAGTTTCTCCTAAATGTTTTTCCATGAATTTTACCTGCATAAATTTGATAGAATCTCTTTCTGCATCGGCTGCCAAACGCTCCATTGCACTGCAGTGTTTTGCCTTTTCTTCCAGCTCATTTCTGTCGGGAGATTTGCCTCCGTCTAAATAATGCTGCAACAATCTGTGCGCCAGCAAATCGGGATAACGACGAATAGGAGAGGTGAAGTGCGAATAATAATCAAATCCTAAGCCGTAGTGACCGATAGGATCTGTAGAATAAACGGCTTTACTCATACTTCGCATCGCCAAGGTTTCGATCATATTTTCTTCGCCTTTTCCTTTTACATCTTTCAGTAAAGTATTTAAAGATTCTGCTACTTTTTTGGTATTGGCAAGATCCATTTTATATCCAAAAGTAGAAACGAAATCTCTTAAAGCTTCCAGTTTTGCAGGATCCGGATCATCGTGAATTCTGTAGATGAATGTATTATTATTTGGCTGACCTTTTTTCAACGAAACAAATTCTGAAACTTTTTTATTGGCCAGCAACATAAACTCCTCGATCAGGTGATTAGAATCTTTACTGATTTTAAAATAAACTCCAATCGGCTGATTATTTTCATCTAAATTAAATCGAACCTCACTTCTGTCAAATGTAATTGCACCGTTTTTGATACGAGCTGCACGCATGATCTTAGCCAGACCATCTAAAACATTGATCTCTTCCTGCAAATCGCCTTCTTTGGTCTCAATTCTTTCCTGAGCTTCTTCATAGGTGAATCTTCTGTCAGAGTGAATGACCGTTCTTCCAAACCATTCTTTTTGGATCTCTGCTTTGTCATTCAATTCAAAAACGGCAGAAAAAGTATATTTATCTTCATTCGGACGAAGCGAACAAACATCATTACTCAAAACTTCCGGAAGCATCGGTACAACACGGTCTACCAGGTAAACAGAAGTCGCTCTTTCGTACGCTTCATCATCCAAAATAGTTCCCGGAACCACATAATGTGAAACATCAGCAATGTGAACACCGACTTCCCAATTTCCGTTTTCAAGCTTGCGCATCGATAAGGCATCATCAAAATCTTTTGCATCTTTCGGGTCAATGGTAAACGTTAAAACATCACGCATATCCCAACGTTTTGCAGCTTCTTCATCAGTTATTGTTCGGTCTATTTTATCGGCATCTCTTTCCACTTCTTCAGGGAATTCGTAAGGTAAACCGTATTCTGCAAGAATAGAGTGAATCTCCGTTTCATGATCTCCGGGATTTCCTAAAACCTGTAAAATTTCACCTTCAGGATTTTTGTCTCCCGCTTTCCATTCGGTCATTTTTACAACGACTTTATTACCGTTTTCTGCACCGTTTATTTTTCCTTTCGGAATAAAAATATCAGTGTTAATGGTTTTTTTATCGCAAACTACAAATCCGAATTCTTTATGTGGAACCAATTGAAAAGTACCTACAAATTCTGATCTTTTTCTCTCCAGAACTTCTAAAACAGAGCCTTCTAATTTTTTACCTTTAAAATTATAGGTAACAATTAAAACTTTATCACCCTGCAAAGCGTCTTTCACATTTTTTGAATGAATAAAGACATCATCTTTAAGATTTTCTACGGTAACATAAGCATTTCCGCTTTGGTTGAAATCTATCGTTCCCGTTAAAGTACCTTCGATATTAAGATTGATGCTGTATTTTCCTTTTTCGGTTTCTTTAATTCTTTGGCTTGACAAAAGTTTGTGCAAAGCCTGTATAACCATCTCACGCTGTCTTGGATTTTTATGATCTATTCCGTCTGAGATTTGTTTGTAATTGTAGATTTTAGTTTGATTTTGATTCATAAATTTCATGATCAATCTTCCGATTTCCATTAATTTGTGATCATTTTTCTGACTTATATATTTTTTCTTTTTTGGCATTTTTAAATTTTATTTTTAATATAATTATCATTTTTTTGATAATTGTTTTTGTGTTTGGTAATAATTATTGATATTATTTTGAAGTACAATTCTTACTCCAAATTACTCTACAATTCCTCGATTTTTACTTTTTGTGAAATTTTGGTTTATTCTTATTTTCAGAAACAAATAATATGGAATACTTTTCTCGCATAAATGAATACATCGCTTTAAGTGTGCGTTATTTCTTTATATAAAATTAAGTACAGCGCAGAACTAAATTTGCATAAATTTAAAACAAATATGGAGAAGAATTGTGAAAAATTTTCTGATAATCTCATTAAAACTATCTGAAACTTCATAGGAATCAACAGTTGAGTAATTGCTGTCGGACGATGCAAATATATAAAATAAAAAATAAATAAGGCTTGTAATTTGATTTACAAGCCTTTATCAATTTAGCAGAATGCAATTTTGTCTACTCTGTTTTGGTGTCTTCCTCCTTCAAATTCTGTATTCAAAAAAGTTTTTACAATTTCCAAAGCATATTCTTTAGCTACAAATCTTGCAGGTAATGCAACCATATTTGCATTATTATGTTGTTTAGATAAAGCCGCAATTTCAGGCATCCAACAAAGTGCACAACGAATTCCCTGGTGTTTGTTAGCAGAAAGCTGTACGCCTTGTCCACTTCCGCATACCAAAATTCCTAGTTCATTTTCTCCATTTTCAACAGAAGAAGCTGCAGGATGTACAAAATCGGGATAATCTACACTTTCAAGAGAATGAGTTCCAAAATCCTGAATTTCATAATCATCTTTTAACTGCTGTTTCAAATATTCTTTATACTCAAAACCCGCGTGATCTCCGGCGATAGCAATTTTTCTTTTCATTTTTACTTTATTTATTATACTTTATTTATATCTGCAGCATTAAATCTTTGGCAAAGTTACATTAAATCAGAATTTAATCATATTTGTTTAGTAGGTTTATATGAGAATTCCAATGAGGAAACATAATTATTAATCTAGATATACCGATAAATAGCTTCCATTTTTATCTTTCATTTATTCAAATTTGATTAGTTTTTTCAGTAAATTGACGTTATAAAAATGTACAAAGGACTTGCAATAGATTTAACATAACTTTTCAATTCACCTAAATATTTAGTTTAAATTTTACTTGATAGGAATTGAACTACTTATATTAATCAACATTTCTATACAATCACTATTTCATCCGTAAAAGCAAAATATTTGTCTTTTTTCAGCATATTAATTTTCTATAACTAAGTCTGCAATCGTATTCTGTTAACTTACTTTTTAAAGCAAATAGTAATACAGTTACTTCCTCCAAATCTTTCATAATGATAAATATTTCTTTTGCGTTACATCTCCTCAGAACAAACTTTTAACAAGTCAACGAATAAAAATAGATTTCTATGTATATAATGTTTGAGAGGGTTGTAGTATAGTATTATTCTTCTAAAGCAGTTACTAACAACAATTGTAAAATTCAATATATTGATTTTCAATATCATCCTAATTCTAACTTTGTCATTTTCCAACATTTTTAATAATTGTTAATTAAATTCTAACAAAATGTTAAAAGCACTGTGAATAACTGTGGAAAACTTCGCCGAACATAATGTTTTTTTCTTGCGAAAAATGTTGTAATGAAAGTAACCTCCTAATTATTGAGCAAAAATTTTTAAAAACTTTCTTCAGACTATTCTTTAGTTTTTCCATAATTCAGTTATTAAGAATTGCGATCGTGGAAAAGTTATCAATATTTGTTAGTAAGTACCCGAAAAATCAGATTTACAGCATTTTAATTTGTGAATTAAATATGAATTATCAAAAAAATACATGTTATCAACTTTTAGGTTTAAAGTTATCCCCGTTACTAACAATACTCAACAACAGTACTCATTCTTTCTTTTAAAAAAAAAGTGAATAATGTTGATTGGTGGGTGAGAGCTTTGTTCAGAATTTTTTGAAAACTTTTGAAAGATTCGATTTTTTGC from Chryseobacterium indoltheticum encodes the following:
- a CDS encoding LysE family translocator, producing MFELVFSAIGLGFMLSLVFIGPIFFLLIETSFTRGPKHALALDLGVITADLLCIIAAYYASADIVQLIDKHPGFYRITSILILAYGIIMMVTKTKMHLPGEEKIISQNYFKTFINGFLLNLLNVGVILFWLVTVIGVRNQYPDTETLILYLAIVIATYLLIDLAKIFLAKQFHYKLTQRLANNIRKGVGVVLIIFSFFIFLQSFKMFNQFDKRLEEAEKKELKYKTDR
- the rpiB gene encoding ribose 5-phosphate isomerase B, whose translation is MKRKIAIAGDHAGFEYKEYLKQQLKDDYEIQDFGTHSLESVDYPDFVHPAASSVENGENELGILVCGSGQGVQLSANKHQGIRCALCWMPEIAALSKQHNNANMVALPARFVAKEYALEIVKTFLNTEFEGGRHQNRVDKIAFC
- the rnr gene encoding ribonuclease R, with protein sequence MPKKKKYISQKNDHKLMEIGRLIMKFMNQNQTKIYNYKQISDGIDHKNPRQREMVIQALHKLLSSQRIKETEKGKYSINLNIEGTLTGTIDFNQSGNAYVTVENLKDDVFIHSKNVKDALQGDKVLIVTYNFKGKKLEGSVLEVLERKRSEFVGTFQLVPHKEFGFVVCDKKTINTDIFIPKGKINGAENGNKVVVKMTEWKAGDKNPEGEILQVLGNPGDHETEIHSILAEYGLPYEFPEEVERDADKIDRTITDEEAAKRWDMRDVLTFTIDPKDAKDFDDALSMRKLENGNWEVGVHIADVSHYVVPGTILDDEAYERATSVYLVDRVVPMLPEVLSNDVCSLRPNEDKYTFSAVFELNDKAEIQKEWFGRTVIHSDRRFTYEEAQERIETKEGDLQEEINVLDGLAKIMRAARIKNGAITFDRSEVRFNLDENNQPIGVYFKISKDSNHLIEEFMLLANKKVSEFVSLKKGQPNNNTFIYRIHDDPDPAKLEALRDFVSTFGYKMDLANTKKVAESLNTLLKDVKGKGEENMIETLAMRSMSKAVYSTDPIGHYGLGFDYYSHFTSPIRRYPDLLAHRLLQHYLDGGKSPDRNELEEKAKHCSAMERLAADAERDSIKFMQVKFMEKHLGETFTGVISGVAEFGFWVEIPENGAEGLIKLRDLMDDSYTYDKATHAVYGSRTGNRYQLGDNVQIKVVKANLIQKQLDFKIVE
- the tsaB gene encoding tRNA (adenosine(37)-N6)-threonylcarbamoyltransferase complex dimerization subunit type 1 TsaB, translated to MKILYLETSSKNCSVAISDGEKLLCSTEEISENYKQSESLHTFVEWALEGANLSMKDIEAVSLGKGPGSYTGLRIGAASAKGFCYGLKIPLIAVNSMESMIEPFVGQNYEMIIPLVDARRMEVYTAVYDGISGEELIPTEAKILDETSFEELKDKKVLFVGDGALKAKEILKLLNAEFNTDIYPSAQHLIKKTLEKIKNEDFEDIAYFEPFYLKDFHGVKKKSKSEE
- a CDS encoding YraN family protein, with the translated sequence MASHNDFGKKAEDLAVQFLQKNGYKILVRNFRYQKAEIDIIAEKDNLIIVIEVKARSTDFFILPQEAVTKGKIKLIVTAANHFMEEFNKDQEVRFDIISVLPDEKGNLIIEHITDAFEAFDAN
- a CDS encoding virulence RhuM family protein, coding for MDEEIQKFLIYDTPNEKVRVDVFLQNETLWLTQKAIATLFGVAKSTVSEHLTNIFNTEELSRDATVREFRTVQIEGERNVARNLEYYNLDAIISVGYRVNSSKATQFRIWATQTLKEFIIKGFVIDDERLKQGQNVFGKDYFKELLQRIRSIRASERRVYQKITDIFAECSIDYDRNSDITKNFYAIIQNKFHFAITGKTAAEIIYQNVDSREENMGLMNWKHSPDGRILKSDVIVAKNYLSEKEIQQLERTVTGYFDYIEGLIERENTFTMESLAKSVNRFLEFNEYKILEGKGKIAKIAADKKAVSEYETFNKTQKIISDFDKEIKKLGKKDKL
- a CDS encoding SDR family NAD(P)-dependent oxidoreductase; amino-acid sequence: MKTILITGATSGIGKSTAELLAKQRNRIIICGRRPEVLESVKTELSALTEVFSLKFDVRNLEEVETAIESLPEEWKKVDVLINNAGNAHGLEPLSAGSTDDWDSMIDGNVKGLLYVSKTLIPMMKERNSGQIINISSVAARQTYANGVVYCATKKAVDVISEGMRIELTEFGIRVTNIQPGAVETDFSLIRFKGDQERAATVYVGYEALKAEDIADAIAYCINAPQHVTVSDMTIYPSAQSEPRTIYRKG
- a CDS encoding S66 peptidase family protein, producing MKIFPKSIKKGDKIAIISPAGSVEPTQLEKGIEMIKSKGFEPILGEHLYTKFSNGYNYAGTEDQRLKDINWALNDNEISAVWASRGGYGCQHLLHGLNLKEFSKNPKWYIGYSDNTVIQSFLMKKGFASIHAQTIKTSSFGVTEESYDLIFDILKGKSPKYSLESSQFNKKGNIEGELIGGNLALIYALLGTKYSFDFKDKILFIEDIGENFYALDRMMMSLELAGVFTKIKGLIVGGMTNMGDEKDNKQYEESFDEFANKLISDRISKYNFPVVFDFPNGHIKDNRPLIIGSKVSLKIGEKTSLNFKK
- a CDS encoding DoxX family protein, whose protein sequence is MFHSKFVLAFFLIVAGILHFVKPHFFMKIMPDYIPYHMQMVYISGAVEILCGILLLFPETQKLGAYLCIALLIAVFPANIEMAKKFYQIHHKYFWLTVLRLPLQVVLIWWAYQFRK